From Glycine soja cultivar W05 chromosome 4, ASM419377v2, whole genome shotgun sequence, the proteins below share one genomic window:
- the LOC114409698 gene encoding two-component response regulator-like APRR1 isoform X1, producing MESGDEINLNIESGNNGKSGGDGFVDRSKVRILLCDNDSKSSHEVFTLLLRCSYQVTSVKSARQVIDALNAEGQHIDIILAELDLPMKKGMKMLKYIAQDKEFRRIPVIMMSAQDEVSVVVKCLRLGAADYLVKPLRTNELLNLWTHMWRRRRMLGLVEKNILNYDFDLVVSDPSDANTNSTTLFSDDTDDKSKRSTNPEVGISVQQEQEVGFFFQLWAFFANNSTFQSVNIDIHSTIAIAAAVEEPPDAHASECGPDVDGVNDHQTAHFSSGPKKSELRIGESSAFFTYVKASILKSNLEGVVNVDKNGATHVRMEVMHQTCAQQGVNDLQIRENGEAYESQSQDDLPSSTSIPDSLSIERSCTPPASMEVSQQKHYREENLHQGVMHPRNGTHCSELEVSGMASQQVYPYYISGVVNHVMMPSSAQMYHQKNIQDLQNHPSSAMISQYSHLPQGGPHGTGMTSFPYYPMSICLQPGQIPNPHSWQSFGNSSSSEAKLSKVDRREAALMKFRQKRKERCFDKKIRYVNRKRLAERRPRVRGQFVRKLKGANADLNGQPASIDYDEDDEEDEDDQGARDSSPEDA from the exons ATGGAGTCTGGTGATGAGATTAATTTGAACATAGAAAGTGGGAATAATGGGAAGAGTGGTGGTGATGGGTTCGTTGATAGGAGTAAGGTGCGGATTTTGTTGTGCGATAACGATTCCAAGAGTTCTCATGAGGTTTTCACGCTTCTTTTGAGATGTTCTTATCAGG TTACCTCGGTAAAGTCGGCAAGACAGGTAATTGATGCACTGAATGCGGAGGGGCAACATATAGATATCATACTGGCTGAGCTTGACCTTCCGATGAAGAAGGGCATGAAGATGTTGAAGTACATAGCACAGGATAAAGAGTTTCGCCGAATCCCTGTTATAA TGATGTCCGCACAAGATGAGGTATCCGTTGTTGTTAAGTGCTTGAGACTTGGAGCAGCAGACTATCTAGTAAAGCCTTTACGCACTAATGAACTATTAAATTTGTGGACGCACATGTGGAGACGGAGGCGCATG CTTGGACTTGTAGAGAAGAACATCTTGAATTATGATTTTGATCTGGTAGTATCTGACCCGAGTGATGCCAACACAAACAGCACCACCTTGTTCTCTGATGACACAGATGACAAGTCCAAGAGAAGCACTAATCCTGAGGTAGGAATATCAGTCCAACAAGAGCAAGAG GTGGGTTTCTTTTTTCAACTTTGGGCGTTCTTTGCAAATAATTCTACCTTTCAGAGTGTAAACATTGACATACAT TCTACTATTGCAATTGCTGCTGCTGTTGAGGAACCTCCAGATGCTCATGCATCAGAATGCGGGCCTGATGTGGATGGAGTTAATGATCACCAAACAG CACATTTTTCATCTGGTCCGAAGAAGAGTGAACTAAGGATAGGGGAGTCATCAGCCTTCTTCACGTATGTTAAAGCATCAATACTTAAGAGCAACTTGGAAGGGGTTGTTAATGTAGACAAAAATGGTGCTACACATGTGAGGATGGAAGTTATGCATCAAACATGTGCTCAACAAGGGGTGAATGACCTTCAAATACGGGAAAATGGAGAGGCATATGAAAGTCAATCGCAAGATGACTTACCCAGCAGCACTAGTATACCTGATTCTTTGTCTATTGAGAGGTCTTGTACTCCACCTGCATCAATGGAAGTTTCACAGCAAAAGCACTACagggaagaaaatttacatcAGGGTGTGATGCATCCAAGAAATGGGACTCATTGTTCCGAGCTTGAAGTATCTGGCATGGCTTCCCAACAGGTTTATCCATATTATATTTCAGGGGTTGTTAATCATGTTATGATGCCTTCATCAGCACAAATGTATCATCAAAAGAATATCCAGGACCTACAGAATCATCCTAGCTCAGCTATGATTTCACAGTACAGCCATCTTCCCCAAGGTGGTCCTCATGGAACGGGGATGACATCCTTCCCATATTACCCAATGAGCATATGCTTACAACCTGGTCAGATTCCTAATCCTCATTCATGGCAATCATTTGGAAACTCAAGTTCATCTGAAGCAAAATTAAGTAAAGTTGATAGGAGAGAAGCAGCATTGATGAAGTTCAGACAGAAAAGGAAAGAGCGCTGCTTTGATAAGAAAATTAGGTATGTTAACCGGAAACGACTTGCGGAAAGGCGGCCTCGTGTGAGGGGTCAGTTTGTCAGAAAGTTGAAGGGTGCTAATGCGGATCTTAATGGGCAGCCTGCATCGATTGACTATGACGAAGATGACGAAGAGGATGAAGATGACCAGGGAGCAAGAGATTCTTCTCCCGAGGATGCTTGA
- the LOC114409698 gene encoding two-component response regulator-like APRR1 isoform X3 — MESGDEINLNIESGNNGKSGGDGFVDRSKVRILLCDNDSKSSHEVFTLLLRCSYQVTSVKSARQVIDALNAEGQHIDIILAELDLPMKKGMKMLKYIAQDKEFRRIPVIMMSAQDEVSVVVKCLRLGAADYLVKPLRTNELLNLWTHMWRRRRMLGLVEKNILNYDFDLVVSDPSDANTNSTTLFSDDTDDKSKRSTNPESTIAIAAAVEEPPDAHASECGPDVDGVNDHQTAHFSSGPKKSELRIGESSAFFTYVKASILKSNLEGVVNVDKNGATHVRMEVMHQTCAQQGVNDLQIRENGEAYESQSQDDLPSSTSIPDSLSIERSCTPPASMEVSQQKHYREENLHQGVMHPRNGTHCSELEVSGMASQQVYPYYISGVVNHVMMPSSAQMYHQKNIQDLQNHPSSAMISQYSHLPQGGPHGTGMTSFPYYPMSICLQPGQIPNPHSWQSFGNSSSSEAKLSKVDRREAALMKFRQKRKERCFDKKIRYVNRKRLAERRPRVRGQFVRKLKGANADLNGQPASIDYDEDDEEDEDDQGARDSSPEDA; from the exons ATGGAGTCTGGTGATGAGATTAATTTGAACATAGAAAGTGGGAATAATGGGAAGAGTGGTGGTGATGGGTTCGTTGATAGGAGTAAGGTGCGGATTTTGTTGTGCGATAACGATTCCAAGAGTTCTCATGAGGTTTTCACGCTTCTTTTGAGATGTTCTTATCAGG TTACCTCGGTAAAGTCGGCAAGACAGGTAATTGATGCACTGAATGCGGAGGGGCAACATATAGATATCATACTGGCTGAGCTTGACCTTCCGATGAAGAAGGGCATGAAGATGTTGAAGTACATAGCACAGGATAAAGAGTTTCGCCGAATCCCTGTTATAA TGATGTCCGCACAAGATGAGGTATCCGTTGTTGTTAAGTGCTTGAGACTTGGAGCAGCAGACTATCTAGTAAAGCCTTTACGCACTAATGAACTATTAAATTTGTGGACGCACATGTGGAGACGGAGGCGCATG CTTGGACTTGTAGAGAAGAACATCTTGAATTATGATTTTGATCTGGTAGTATCTGACCCGAGTGATGCCAACACAAACAGCACCACCTTGTTCTCTGATGACACAGATGACAAGTCCAAGAGAAGCACTAATCCTGAG TCTACTATTGCAATTGCTGCTGCTGTTGAGGAACCTCCAGATGCTCATGCATCAGAATGCGGGCCTGATGTGGATGGAGTTAATGATCACCAAACAG CACATTTTTCATCTGGTCCGAAGAAGAGTGAACTAAGGATAGGGGAGTCATCAGCCTTCTTCACGTATGTTAAAGCATCAATACTTAAGAGCAACTTGGAAGGGGTTGTTAATGTAGACAAAAATGGTGCTACACATGTGAGGATGGAAGTTATGCATCAAACATGTGCTCAACAAGGGGTGAATGACCTTCAAATACGGGAAAATGGAGAGGCATATGAAAGTCAATCGCAAGATGACTTACCCAGCAGCACTAGTATACCTGATTCTTTGTCTATTGAGAGGTCTTGTACTCCACCTGCATCAATGGAAGTTTCACAGCAAAAGCACTACagggaagaaaatttacatcAGGGTGTGATGCATCCAAGAAATGGGACTCATTGTTCCGAGCTTGAAGTATCTGGCATGGCTTCCCAACAGGTTTATCCATATTATATTTCAGGGGTTGTTAATCATGTTATGATGCCTTCATCAGCACAAATGTATCATCAAAAGAATATCCAGGACCTACAGAATCATCCTAGCTCAGCTATGATTTCACAGTACAGCCATCTTCCCCAAGGTGGTCCTCATGGAACGGGGATGACATCCTTCCCATATTACCCAATGAGCATATGCTTACAACCTGGTCAGATTCCTAATCCTCATTCATGGCAATCATTTGGAAACTCAAGTTCATCTGAAGCAAAATTAAGTAAAGTTGATAGGAGAGAAGCAGCATTGATGAAGTTCAGACAGAAAAGGAAAGAGCGCTGCTTTGATAAGAAAATTAGGTATGTTAACCGGAAACGACTTGCGGAAAGGCGGCCTCGTGTGAGGGGTCAGTTTGTCAGAAAGTTGAAGGGTGCTAATGCGGATCTTAATGGGCAGCCTGCATCGATTGACTATGACGAAGATGACGAAGAGGATGAAGATGACCAGGGAGCAAGAGATTCTTCTCCCGAGGATGCTTGA
- the LOC114409698 gene encoding two-component response regulator-like APRR1 isoform X2 has protein sequence MESGDEINLNIESGNNGKSGGDGFVDRSKVRILLCDNDSKSSHEVFTLLLRCSYQVTSVKSARQVIDALNAEGQHIDIILAELDLPMKKGMKMLKYIAQDKEFRRIPVIMMSAQDEVSVVVKCLRLGAADYLVKPLRTNELLNLWTHMWRRRRMLGLVEKNILNYDFDLVVSDPSDANTNSTTLFSDDTDDKSKRSTNPEVGISVQQEQESTIAIAAAVEEPPDAHASECGPDVDGVNDHQTAHFSSGPKKSELRIGESSAFFTYVKASILKSNLEGVVNVDKNGATHVRMEVMHQTCAQQGVNDLQIRENGEAYESQSQDDLPSSTSIPDSLSIERSCTPPASMEVSQQKHYREENLHQGVMHPRNGTHCSELEVSGMASQQVYPYYISGVVNHVMMPSSAQMYHQKNIQDLQNHPSSAMISQYSHLPQGGPHGTGMTSFPYYPMSICLQPGQIPNPHSWQSFGNSSSSEAKLSKVDRREAALMKFRQKRKERCFDKKIRYVNRKRLAERRPRVRGQFVRKLKGANADLNGQPASIDYDEDDEEDEDDQGARDSSPEDA, from the exons ATGGAGTCTGGTGATGAGATTAATTTGAACATAGAAAGTGGGAATAATGGGAAGAGTGGTGGTGATGGGTTCGTTGATAGGAGTAAGGTGCGGATTTTGTTGTGCGATAACGATTCCAAGAGTTCTCATGAGGTTTTCACGCTTCTTTTGAGATGTTCTTATCAGG TTACCTCGGTAAAGTCGGCAAGACAGGTAATTGATGCACTGAATGCGGAGGGGCAACATATAGATATCATACTGGCTGAGCTTGACCTTCCGATGAAGAAGGGCATGAAGATGTTGAAGTACATAGCACAGGATAAAGAGTTTCGCCGAATCCCTGTTATAA TGATGTCCGCACAAGATGAGGTATCCGTTGTTGTTAAGTGCTTGAGACTTGGAGCAGCAGACTATCTAGTAAAGCCTTTACGCACTAATGAACTATTAAATTTGTGGACGCACATGTGGAGACGGAGGCGCATG CTTGGACTTGTAGAGAAGAACATCTTGAATTATGATTTTGATCTGGTAGTATCTGACCCGAGTGATGCCAACACAAACAGCACCACCTTGTTCTCTGATGACACAGATGACAAGTCCAAGAGAAGCACTAATCCTGAGGTAGGAATATCAGTCCAACAAGAGCAAGAG TCTACTATTGCAATTGCTGCTGCTGTTGAGGAACCTCCAGATGCTCATGCATCAGAATGCGGGCCTGATGTGGATGGAGTTAATGATCACCAAACAG CACATTTTTCATCTGGTCCGAAGAAGAGTGAACTAAGGATAGGGGAGTCATCAGCCTTCTTCACGTATGTTAAAGCATCAATACTTAAGAGCAACTTGGAAGGGGTTGTTAATGTAGACAAAAATGGTGCTACACATGTGAGGATGGAAGTTATGCATCAAACATGTGCTCAACAAGGGGTGAATGACCTTCAAATACGGGAAAATGGAGAGGCATATGAAAGTCAATCGCAAGATGACTTACCCAGCAGCACTAGTATACCTGATTCTTTGTCTATTGAGAGGTCTTGTACTCCACCTGCATCAATGGAAGTTTCACAGCAAAAGCACTACagggaagaaaatttacatcAGGGTGTGATGCATCCAAGAAATGGGACTCATTGTTCCGAGCTTGAAGTATCTGGCATGGCTTCCCAACAGGTTTATCCATATTATATTTCAGGGGTTGTTAATCATGTTATGATGCCTTCATCAGCACAAATGTATCATCAAAAGAATATCCAGGACCTACAGAATCATCCTAGCTCAGCTATGATTTCACAGTACAGCCATCTTCCCCAAGGTGGTCCTCATGGAACGGGGATGACATCCTTCCCATATTACCCAATGAGCATATGCTTACAACCTGGTCAGATTCCTAATCCTCATTCATGGCAATCATTTGGAAACTCAAGTTCATCTGAAGCAAAATTAAGTAAAGTTGATAGGAGAGAAGCAGCATTGATGAAGTTCAGACAGAAAAGGAAAGAGCGCTGCTTTGATAAGAAAATTAGGTATGTTAACCGGAAACGACTTGCGGAAAGGCGGCCTCGTGTGAGGGGTCAGTTTGTCAGAAAGTTGAAGGGTGCTAATGCGGATCTTAATGGGCAGCCTGCATCGATTGACTATGACGAAGATGACGAAGAGGATGAAGATGACCAGGGAGCAAGAGATTCTTCTCCCGAGGATGCTTGA